The proteins below are encoded in one region of Phycisphaerae bacterium:
- a CDS encoding DUF3987 domain-containing protein translates to MPPEARQLLGLIFKPDDLIEFRIIDPDGTVDRSWTTLAKPSPAAVANMIGGNSVKRAGIYFSVCARKHKGGKKQDVARARSLWGDFDGMTPDEVAYRCNELGIPPTIIISSGGGTHLYWVLDEPIEFDSPEAIAKVENANKRIAQAIGGDHVCDVSRVLRLPGFLNAKYDPARPCTIVKLDGPRWDFDRLLEFLPELPAAPTPSADGNGKHRGPVNHALVGRAMEMLAADPGDGDRSRRDHGALCTLYRAGCTQEHAQALCSGFSKFGDGRKDYFARSWVAAIAATKNETPRGDPASKGFVTVASAESLKIDIPAWRPCPVEALPPRLLEIVTAISSATSTDPAYATLGVLTAAAGCIGNRVAVLLKGGWVEPSILWGGIVGRSGVTKSPVVKAVTRPLVQLYQQDRQAFAEAMTEHAIAEERYGIELAAWKAAQKKGPPTDPPVRPEKPKQRRVLIGDITIEAVGAKHSENPLGLIAVREELASWVGSFDRYASGGKGSDSGAWLSMYDATPLVIDRKGGDSIFIPRAAVSIFGSIQPGILRRYFGAKERESGLLARLLLTYPPERAPVWTEAELAEGVESRWGSLLGMLLGLLPGIDDDGNPRPRYLPLGDSAKALWIPWHNAHAQETVEISNDDLGAHLAKLRGVCARLALIFACVRAADHNAPVNSIGPEDMQRAITFTDWLKCEAGRVYALLNETDAQREYRQLLEWITRRGGSCSVRDLTRGPRQYRDDPEHAQAALERLAEAGFGTLGYDSGPGRPSLKFRITSSGDGDETPCDAITNEGFDFETVDIEADPTCGTSAVEYPDVLPEECTGSDPPADYRYGT, encoded by the coding sequence TTGCCCCCCGAAGCTCGCCAGCTCCTGGGGCTGATCTTCAAGCCGGATGATCTCATCGAGTTCCGGATCATCGATCCCGATGGCACCGTCGATCGAAGCTGGACTACCCTAGCAAAGCCGAGCCCGGCGGCCGTGGCGAATATGATCGGTGGCAATTCGGTGAAGCGGGCGGGTATTTACTTCTCGGTGTGTGCTCGCAAGCACAAGGGGGGGAAGAAACAAGACGTTGCCCGGGCTCGATCACTGTGGGGTGACTTCGACGGGATGACGCCCGACGAAGTTGCCTATCGATGCAACGAGCTGGGCATCCCCCCGACGATCATCATATCCAGCGGCGGCGGCACTCACCTTTATTGGGTACTCGATGAGCCGATCGAGTTCGACAGCCCCGAGGCGATCGCCAAAGTCGAGAACGCAAACAAGCGGATCGCACAAGCGATCGGCGGGGATCACGTGTGCGACGTTTCAAGGGTGCTGCGACTGCCGGGCTTTCTCAACGCGAAATATGATCCTGCACGCCCCTGCACAATCGTGAAGCTCGACGGCCCCCGGTGGGACTTCGATCGGCTCTTGGAGTTTCTGCCCGAGTTGCCGGCGGCTCCAACGCCCTCGGCGGACGGCAACGGCAAGCATCGCGGCCCCGTCAATCACGCCCTGGTCGGCCGTGCGATGGAAATGCTGGCGGCCGATCCGGGGGACGGAGATCGCTCGCGGCGGGATCACGGAGCACTCTGCACACTGTATCGAGCGGGATGCACTCAAGAACATGCACAAGCCCTGTGCTCCGGTTTCTCGAAATTCGGCGACGGGCGAAAAGATTACTTTGCACGCTCCTGGGTAGCGGCAATAGCGGCGACGAAAAACGAAACCCCCCGTGGCGACCCCGCCAGTAAGGGTTTTGTCACCGTCGCCAGTGCAGAGAGTTTGAAAATCGATATCCCGGCATGGCGGCCGTGCCCCGTCGAGGCCCTCCCCCCGAGGCTCTTGGAGATCGTGACGGCGATCTCCTCGGCGACTTCTACTGATCCGGCTTACGCTACCCTCGGTGTGCTCACAGCGGCGGCGGGGTGCATAGGCAATCGGGTAGCTGTGCTGCTCAAGGGGGGCTGGGTGGAGCCCTCGATATTGTGGGGCGGGATCGTAGGCCGATCCGGCGTGACGAAGAGCCCGGTAGTCAAGGCCGTCACACGCCCCCTCGTGCAGCTCTATCAGCAAGATCGGCAAGCTTTCGCCGAGGCGATGACTGAGCACGCTATAGCTGAAGAGCGGTACGGGATCGAGCTTGCGGCGTGGAAGGCCGCTCAAAAAAAAGGCCCGCCTACTGATCCCCCGGTACGTCCAGAGAAGCCTAAACAGAGACGCGTGCTCATCGGTGACATAACCATTGAGGCCGTGGGTGCCAAGCATAGTGAGAATCCGCTCGGGCTGATCGCTGTGCGTGAAGAGCTTGCAAGCTGGGTAGGCTCATTCGACCGCTATGCCAGCGGCGGTAAGGGCTCGGACTCCGGGGCTTGGCTCTCAATGTACGACGCAACTCCCCTTGTGATCGATCGTAAGGGCGGAGACTCGATATTCATCCCCCGTGCGGCTGTGAGCATATTCGGCAGCATACAGCCCGGTATTCTGCGGCGTTACTTTGGTGCCAAGGAACGTGAATCCGGCCTACTCGCTAGGCTGCTGCTCACGTACCCCCCCGAGCGTGCTCCGGTATGGACGGAAGCCGAGCTGGCTGAGGGTGTAGAATCTCGTTGGGGGAGCCTGCTCGGTATGCTCCTGGGGCTCCTGCCCGGCATCGACGACGACGGCAACCCGAGGCCCCGGTACCTACCCCTCGGCGATAGTGCTAAGGCCTTGTGGATACCCTGGCACAACGCCCATGCCCAAGAGACGGTGGAGATCTCCAACGACGATCTCGGGGCTCACTTGGCAAAGCTCCGGGGTGTGTGTGCTCGGTTGGCCCTGATCTTTGCCTGTGTGCGTGCAGCGGATCACAACGCCCCCGTAAACAGCATCGGCCCCGAGGATATGCAACGGGCGATCACGTTCACGGATTGGCTCAAGTGTGAAGCCGGTAGGGTGTATGCCCTGCTTAACGAGACGGATGCACAGCGTGAGTATCGCCAGCTTCTAGAGTGGATCACTCGACGTGGGGGATCGTGCTCTGTGCGTGATCTCACCCGAGGCCCCCGGCAGTATCGGGATGATCCCGAACACGCCCAGGCTGCACTAGAGCGTTTGGCTGAAGCGGGCTTCGGTACCCTCGGGTACGACTCCGGGCCCGGCCGGCCAAGTCTCAAGTTTCGGATCACTTCCAGTGGCGACGGCGACGAAACCCCTTGCGACGCTATCACCAATGAGGGTTTCGATTTTGAGACAGTGGATATCGAGGCTGATCCGACGTGTGGGACATCGGCGGTGGAATACCCCGACGTGCTGCCCGAGGAGTGTACGGGGAGCGATCCCCCAGCGGATTATCGTTATGGTACTTGA
- a CDS encoding HK97 family phage prohead protease, with protein MSARSAEDDVEALFREIHHLATEEEYRWLQRYRPVIDKLKGAISGRAERRYLTAKAARRLQEPPSTAQGWAICGLASVFEDDLDDGTRFWILPDAYETVAPRAFDKALRERQAVKCLITHDRRYEIGSTTRGNLSLSTTCKGLLYENTLTVDSAIVRKALGAVWDGALAGSSFCFQLAADGSGEEYRLLPGNVVHRRILEVEKLIDVGPCERGAYASATTYTMRVDQLALSA; from the coding sequence ATGTCGGCACGCTCAGCGGAGGATGATGTGGAAGCCCTCTTCAGGGAAATTCACCATCTTGCGACAGAGGAAGAATATCGTTGGCTGCAACGGTATCGCCCGGTGATCGACAAACTCAAAGGGGCGATATCGGGGCGTGCCGAACGGCGTTATTTAACGGCGAAAGCAGCAAGGCGGCTGCAAGAACCGCCAAGCACGGCCCAAGGTTGGGCGATATGCGGGCTGGCCAGCGTGTTCGAGGATGATCTCGACGATGGCACAAGGTTCTGGATTCTGCCCGATGCTTACGAGACTGTCGCCCCCAGGGCTTTCGATAAAGCACTGCGGGAGCGACAAGCGGTGAAGTGCCTTATCACCCACGATCGGCGATACGAGATCGGCTCGACAACGCGGGGCAATCTATCATTGTCCACCACATGCAAGGGGCTGCTATACGAGAATACCCTGACGGTGGATTCTGCCATAGTTCGCAAAGCCCTCGGGGCAGTGTGGGATGGTGCCCTTGCCGGATCATCGTTTTGTTTTCAATTGGCGGCCGACGGCTCGGGCGAAGAGTATCGACTGTTGCCGGGCAATGTTGTGCATCGGCGGATTCTGGAAGTTGAGAAGCTCATCGACGTTGGCCCGTGTGAGCGTGGAGCGTACGCCTCGGCCACGACGTACACAATGCGTGTCGATCAATTGGCACTCTCAGCGTGA
- a CDS encoding helix-turn-helix transcriptional regulator: protein MNTDQLNAAARQHFEKLGISMNELCRRSGLGYATVHNWCSGARQGTVELATFVRIAEALGLDIRLVRRRKG from the coding sequence ATGAATACGGATCAACTCAACGCGGCGGCCCGGCAGCACTTCGAGAAGCTCGGCATAAGCATGAACGAGCTTTGCCGACGATCCGGGCTCGGATACGCGACGGTACACAATTGGTGCTCGGGTGCCCGACAAGGCACGGTGGAGCTGGCGACATTCGTACGGATCGCCGAGGCCCTCGGGCTCGACATCCGGCTGGTGCGACGGCGAAAGGGGTAG
- the aroC gene encoding chorismate synthase, protein MLDYRTAGESHGKALIALVEGLPAGVTVREDRINGELRRRQGGYGRGGRQRIEHDEVQILSGIRGGRTIGSPLALQIVNRDVRIDEAPAVHRPRPGHADLAGSLKFLTVDCRETLERASARETAARVAAGALVRNLLDEFGIDVVGFVKSIEGAEAAVDLDTAPDDLRRNRDANEAYCPDAAAALRMIDVIHRAAADRDTVGGVVEVHVTGHPPGLGSCMRWQDKLDGRIMQAVGSIQAIKGVEIGLGFGAARLPGSAVHDEITFSPAERNLPSLGFVRPTNNAGGIEGGMTNGAPIVLRAAMKPISTLLRGMPSVNLLTLTPERSDYERSDVAAVAAASVVAENVVAFEIGRAFLEKFGGDTLDEVRAAYEYFLRAARSLSPASAPGDGAQP, encoded by the coding sequence ATGCTCGACTATCGCACCGCCGGTGAATCGCACGGTAAAGCGCTGATTGCGCTGGTGGAGGGCCTGCCGGCGGGCGTTACGGTTCGCGAGGACCGCATCAACGGAGAGCTCCGTCGACGGCAGGGTGGCTACGGCCGAGGCGGTCGGCAGCGAATTGAGCACGATGAGGTCCAGATCCTCTCGGGGATTCGCGGAGGCCGGACGATCGGTTCGCCCCTTGCGCTTCAGATCGTCAACCGCGATGTCCGCATCGACGAGGCGCCGGCGGTTCATCGCCCCCGTCCGGGTCATGCCGATCTGGCCGGAAGCCTCAAGTTCTTGACCGTGGATTGTCGCGAGACGCTCGAACGGGCCTCGGCGCGAGAGACCGCTGCCCGTGTCGCGGCGGGCGCCTTGGTGCGCAACCTGCTGGACGAATTCGGCATTGACGTCGTGGGCTTCGTCAAGTCGATCGAGGGGGCTGAAGCGGCCGTCGACCTCGATACGGCTCCCGATGATCTTCGGCGGAATCGCGACGCCAACGAAGCCTATTGCCCCGACGCCGCGGCCGCTCTGCGCATGATCGACGTTATTCATCGCGCCGCCGCCGATCGGGACACGGTCGGCGGTGTGGTTGAAGTACACGTGACCGGACATCCACCGGGATTGGGCTCTTGCATGCGCTGGCAGGACAAGCTGGATGGCCGCATCATGCAGGCCGTCGGCTCCATTCAGGCGATCAAGGGTGTGGAGATCGGCCTGGGATTCGGCGCAGCCCGGTTGCCCGGCAGCGCGGTACACGACGAAATTACCTTCAGCCCGGCCGAGCGAAACCTGCCCTCGCTCGGATTCGTGCGGCCGACGAACAACGCGGGGGGAATCGAAGGTGGCATGACGAACGGCGCGCCGATCGTCCTGCGGGCCGCGATGAAACCGATCAGCACGCTCCTGCGGGGTATGCCGAGTGTCAATCTTTTGACACTTACCCCCGAGCGATCCGACTACGAGCGCAGCGATGTGGCAGCGGTTGCAGCGGCCAGCGTAGTTGCGGAGAATGTCGTCGCCTTTGAGATCGGGAGGGCGTTCCTCGAGAAGTTCGGCGGCGATACGTTGGACGAGGTGCGGGCGGCGTATGAGTATTTTCTGCGCGCGGCCCGTTCGCTCTCGCCCGCATCCGCCCCGGGCGATGGCGCTCAGCCCTGA
- the ftsY gene encoding signal recognition particle-docking protein FtsY — protein MGLFDRIKQGLQRTREKIATGFRSILRVGRKIDQETLDRLEAAMLAGDFGPATTAKLVGLLNAAWKKGEIVEEQDVTPYLKRHIISLWPESDRSIHFAPSGPTVILVTGINGSGKTTSVAKLGQWFTGQGKKVILGACDTYRAAAVEQLSIWSQRVGVQIVKHGQGADPGAVAYDACEAAVAREADVLLLDTAGRLHTQDHLMRELGKIRKVVERKIEGAPHEVVLVLDATIGQNAINQARQFSEHVDVTGIFLAKLDGSAKGGVVVGIRDQLNVPVKFVGLGETPDAIAPFDPATFVEALFAE, from the coding sequence ATGGGACTGTTCGATCGTATCAAACAGGGGTTGCAGCGCACCCGCGAGAAGATCGCCACCGGATTCCGGTCCATCCTCCGCGTGGGGCGAAAGATCGATCAGGAAACCCTGGACCGCCTGGAAGCAGCCATGCTCGCCGGGGACTTCGGCCCCGCGACAACCGCCAAGCTCGTGGGCCTGCTCAATGCGGCCTGGAAAAAGGGCGAGATTGTCGAAGAGCAGGATGTCACGCCCTACCTGAAACGCCACATCATTTCCCTCTGGCCGGAGTCCGATCGGAGTATCCACTTTGCGCCGTCCGGGCCGACCGTCATTCTCGTCACCGGTATCAACGGCTCCGGCAAGACCACCAGCGTCGCCAAGCTCGGGCAGTGGTTCACCGGGCAGGGAAAGAAGGTCATTCTCGGTGCCTGCGATACGTACCGTGCGGCCGCCGTTGAACAACTCTCCATCTGGTCGCAGCGCGTCGGTGTGCAGATCGTCAAGCACGGGCAGGGGGCCGACCCCGGTGCCGTGGCCTACGATGCCTGCGAGGCGGCCGTGGCCAGGGAGGCGGACGTACTTCTGCTCGACACGGCCGGTCGGCTCCATACGCAGGATCACCTCATGCGCGAACTCGGCAAAATCCGTAAGGTCGTTGAGCGCAAGATCGAAGGTGCACCGCATGAAGTGGTGCTCGTGCTGGACGCGACCATCGGCCAGAACGCCATCAACCAGGCAAGACAGTTTTCCGAGCACGTGGATGTAACCGGCATCTTCCTGGCCAAGCTCGACGGCAGTGCCAAGGGGGGTGTCGTCGTCGGCATTCGCGATCAGCTCAACGTGCCGGTCAAGTTCGTCGGACTCGGGGAAACGCCTGACGCCATCGCACCCTTCGATCCGGCGACGTTTGTGGAAGCGCTTTTTGCAGAGTAG
- the nusB gene encoding transcription antitermination factor NusB — MTAPHLERHQARILAMQALCQWEAQPDSGHDLLREFLAEQDVPADASTEAEWIVGIYWSRAPQIDKLIASATEHWDFSRISTVERNIMRVAAVELLGGRTPPKVAITEAVDIGREFGGAESPRFINGVLDRVWRSIRATPDEPA; from the coding sequence ATGACTGCTCCACACCTGGAACGTCATCAGGCTCGCATTCTGGCCATGCAGGCCCTCTGTCAATGGGAGGCCCAGCCCGACTCCGGCCACGACCTTTTGCGCGAATTCCTCGCCGAGCAGGACGTCCCCGCGGATGCCTCGACGGAGGCGGAATGGATCGTCGGAATCTACTGGTCGCGCGCTCCGCAGATTGACAAGCTCATCGCCTCCGCCACCGAACACTGGGACTTCTCGCGAATTTCCACCGTCGAGCGTAACATCATGAGGGTCGCCGCCGTGGAGCTCCTCGGCGGACGCACGCCGCCCAAGGTGGCGATTACGGAAGCCGTCGACATCGGCCGGGAATTCGGCGGCGCCGAATCACCGCGCTTCATCAACGGTGTACTCGATCGCGTGTGGCGATCGATTCGGGCGACTCCGGACGAACCTGCGTAA
- a CDS encoding 6,7-dimethyl-8-ribityllumazine synthase yields the protein MVKELHGQLAVDSQRFALVVSRYNDFITGRLVSGAIDALKRHGCPEGQITAIYVPGSFELPLVAGKAARSGQFDAVICLGCIIRGQTPHFEYIAAEAAKGIAEVAMSTGVPTTFGVITADSLEQAVERAGSKAGNKGADAALSAIELTTLLRQFPSGS from the coding sequence ATGGTCAAGGAACTTCACGGACAACTCGCCGTCGATTCGCAGCGCTTCGCGTTGGTCGTGAGCCGCTACAACGACTTCATCACGGGTCGCCTGGTCAGCGGGGCGATTGACGCGCTGAAGCGCCACGGATGCCCGGAGGGTCAGATTACCGCGATCTACGTCCCCGGCTCTTTCGAGTTACCGCTCGTCGCGGGCAAGGCTGCGCGCTCGGGTCAGTTCGACGCGGTCATCTGCCTGGGCTGCATCATTCGCGGGCAAACACCGCACTTCGAGTATATCGCCGCCGAAGCGGCGAAGGGCATCGCCGAAGTGGCCATGTCCACGGGCGTGCCCACCACCTTCGGCGTCATCACCGCCGATTCGCTGGAGCAGGCCGTGGAGCGCGCCGGCAGCAAGGCCGGCAACAAGGGAGCCGATGCGGCGCTCAGTGCGATCGAATTGACCACCCTGCTCCGCCAGTTCCCCTCCGGTTCCTGA